The sequence CATAAGAATCGATTCTAATTGGTCTGCTAGTGTTCCTTCGGTCAACTCTGTGCTCTGTGTTGTATGCTTATTTTTGGTTCTAGAAATGTGGATCTGATAGAATTTACATGCTTTTATCAGGCACGAGCGTTTTGTATTGACCTCTCTTCTCTAGTTTCCTCTGTAGCCTGTAGGTCTTTTTTATCCTTTTCTCTTTCATGAGCCGTCAGTTTTCACTTTGACTCATTGTTAGTCTCATTTTACTTGCTATCCTGTGTTGAATCTCTGATCTGATTTACTTCTCTTTCTTCAGGGACGTAGGACCTGATTCAACTTtgttgatatttatatctaaatGGCCTTCTCTTCTTTCTGTTTGCAGGTTGTTTGGCGTTCATCATTACGACTGTTGAGGCCCCCAGTTTACATATGTGGCAAGAAACCAACCCTATCTTATGAAGAAAAGGGTGTCCAGTTCTTGCATTTTTGTCGACCTTAATGAGTTTCCTTGTTCACTTTCCAAGTCCAGTAGCTGTGTAGATAGAGAGATTTTGTACTATATAAAAAATTTCTTGAGTATTCTTGCATCCACTGTAAGTCAAACTGTAATTTGCTCCTCGTGAAGTTGAAGAAAACTGCATTTGGAAAAGTTTAAGAAAACTGCATTCCTCGTGAAGTTGCTGAAAGGGTGTTAATGGAGGAAGAAATATTGGAATCGGTGGCTAGTCTAAACTCGGGAACCTCTGACACAGCTCTGATTGTAGTTCCATCCGGTGGGAAAGATAATGAGCAGCAGGGACATTCACCGAGTACCTTGGAGCCTGCTAAGGTAATCCCTACTTCCATTAAATCTCTCCTCTTACTTAACCTAGTTTCTCTTCTATTTATTTTTAGTCATCTTGTTGCTCTTTCAGATCGCCTAAATTGCATTTTCCATATTAATACCCATAGTCAAACATCTAGTTTATTATAGTTGTAACTATCCTGCCAGAATATCTCCTGCTATGCTCTTGTATacgattcataaaattttattGCTCCCTCTCACGCACGCTTGATTGCTATGCTTTCACTTTTTTTCCTGTCTCCttatattttcttcctatttgctTCTATTCTAGTGTGATTATATTCAGTACCAAATCTGATAAAATAGATGTTAAAACAAAATCTCTGGGTGTGACTTGATGGTTCTGTCATGGAATATGCAGGGCCTTAGATCTCAGTTAAAGCAAAATCACCTTAGACACTGAAAACTCATAACATAGATGTTTGTTTCAGATCATAAACAAAATCTAAAATACCTCTTATGGAAAGAGTTTTGCGTAATCTTAAAAGGATTGGTTTGTTATCCTATCAGGTGGAAAATCTGTAGGTTTCACTATTGCTTGGTTCAGAAGAATTTAGGCCTCTTTGGTGAAGCTTGAAGAATTTTAAGATTGTAAATGACACTTATGGTGCTTTTCAGCCCTCGACTCTAATCTTAGTGCAAGTAAGTCGATGGGATTTCCTTGATTTTTTGCATGTTCATTCTTATCCCTGAGCTGCCGAGCAATCATCGGGGACATGAATCTTGTTCTGCGTACTTCTGAAAAAGAAGTCCATATTTTACTTGTTGTATGCTGTAGAAAATTATTTGGTGATACAAGACAGGTTTTCATCATAATTGCATATTTACTTGCTGTTCGATTCATTGCTGGTCTTGTTGATTTCTGGCCAATCTATCCCATGAATGCATCGAGATATGCCGGGCCAAAGTACCAGATTAGTTAGCTCTTAGCATCCTGGTTTTATGAAGTTATAATTTCTTGATGGGCATACTCTGGTTATTAGTAGCAACAGCTTGAACTGCTTCTCCAGGCCTCTGGATTTGTcttttaggcctattcctatgcacatgccagaAAATCGttgtttggcatgccaaacaatTTGCGCCACTATGGGTAAATCAATAAGCGACAGAGTTACTAGCGAGCGATATTATGAATATCGCTAGCGATATTCATTGTGACGCTGGCGATATAATGAATATCGCTCGGTTTAAATAAAATCGCCATCGATACTATGATTATCGCCCAGTAGTTTTACTTCAACGGCTATTTTCCCAAATGGTTTGTATATAAATACGCCATTTTGTTTCTCCAGATAACTCACACCTACTTCTACAAATATTTCACCGATTTCCTTTTTTCTATACTCATAATTATCAATGTCGAGCTcgagatccaatgaagagaggaATATTATTATGAATCGGTTCAATTTACAGCAAGAACGATATCGTAATAGGTtacaagaaattgatgatgaggaagctgaagataataaGCTAATTGAAATTTTGATGCTTGTCCATACGGGCCAAATACCAAGAGTTCTGGAACCCAAAGAAGTATTAacaagaagatatacgtatcgGGGAAGGGAATTTTACCACCAAAAGctaatgcacgattattttcttccaaattgtgtgtactctgatcgAGATTTTCAAGGTCGATTTCGCATGCCTCGCCATCTGGTGAAAAATATTATTGAAGAGCTTTGTCGAGTGGAATCTCAATtcaattatcagtttgatgcactgaatattagaggtcatagtcctgaacaaaaagttacttcggctTTAAAGATTCTGGGTTATGGCACTCCGGCGAATGCgaacgatgagtaccttcgtatAGGTAAAACAACTTCTTTCACCTACCTTTCATTGTTTTGTGAAGTaataattaatcattttggtccaacatatttgCGAAAACCAAACGATgaagatgttagacaaatattgagggagaatgaGGAAAGGGGATTCACAGGAATGTTAGATAGTCTCGATTGTATGCATTAGGCATGGCAAGGATGCCTTGTATATTGGGCCGGTCAATACAAGGGTCATAATACCAAACCAATAGTTATCCTTGAAGttgctgcttcttatgattgttggatatggcacgctTATTTTGGTCTTCCAGGTTCACAAAACgatattaatgttttgcacaagtcgcctctgtttgaagatttgaagtatgGGATTTCTCCATCTGTCCGTTTCATGATCAACGGTCATCAGTACACTCATGGCTATTATCTTGCGGATGGTAACTACCCAAAATGGTCCACCTTAGTTCAATGCTACCGTCAGCCTCCTGCCGATGCATTTGGCCTTTCATTCCGACATTTTAACGATGCCCAAATGGCAttgaggaaggatgtggaacgtgcttttggaattttgaagaggaaattcgctatcatttgtggcccatatcgtgggttgagtcctcgtgaaatgcacaagagtatgctcacttgcataattcttcataacatggtaattcaagAAACCCGTCGTGATTCAGATtggactaactatgaagatgaagatttgaggccaGAGATTCGACCACATAGAGGCGTCCCTGCAAGGGACTATGGTCAAATGACTAACTACATTCAGAACCGAAATTTGTATGAACAATTAAGAGATGATCTGAGATTGAATCTTTGGGCAGAgcatggaagatgattttttatttttttagttatttATTAGGTTATTGTTATTTGTTATTTAAGTTATGTTGTattgtttttctcttctttaaTGTTATTTTGTTATTCAAGACTATCCCACATTGTGAGACCCTGTTGTCGTGCACCTTggatacaatcttgggtaaaataaacataattacgaaaaatacattcatcttctgcCATGCTGTATTTTGCACCACGAGACTCAGGTTTTTCTTGCTTTGCCTTGACTTTGAGTTTGTGCATCCATTTCACAAGAAAATATAGAGTGTTTTAGATTTGAAAaagattgagaaattgagaaattctatagagatttagaaattctggtgtgagttaaaatgagtTTGAATTTAGTATTTATAGAGGTGGAAAATTCCATCCGTTGGATGATGAAGCAGTAAACGTTAATCATATGATCGAGCGGTATCTTGACTGTCGACAACGATGGAGTCTTTATCGCTCGATGGAAACTCTGTCTCGTATGCCTATATGCCAGGACTGACATATAGGTATAtgagtttggcatacccatagtagGTGCATATATGCCAAACACCAAGTTTTGCCATacccataggaataggccttatacCAAAAAACTAATTTGTCGTGTATTCCGAGTGAGTGCTAATAGGATTAGGCCTCATCCTTTTATTCCTAAATGGCAAATCACAGACTACATAGTGTGTGCCCATGAAAAAGTTTGCACACTATAACATACTCAATTCATTCATCAATTTTGGAAACCAGTTTGCAGCCAAGAGGAGAGGAGGAGATTGATGCATCCTTGCATGTCTGATTGAAGGCGAATCCGAGCCTCCCTCCttttctcaaattttttttctttcttttgacaTTTTTCTGCAAATAGCAATTATTTTGAGTTCAGGGTGAGCAATTTGGAGTAGATGGTTTTTGTTTATGCTGGTTAAGGAGCAATGGTGGTTACTTTAGAgtattgtaaatccaaccttcaATTAACTGGACTTGCAGAGAAGTTAAATCTGTAGCTGGAACAACAATTGTTGTATATTTTCATCATGGATTTCCCTGCCTTACTCTGTGGCTTCAAATCAAACAACATACACATTCTGGGCAGGAAGCGAACAGATTCTTACGACATTATCAATGTATTCCATAGAGAAATCAACTTTGCTGCGGATAAACTTGCAAGTGGAAAATTCTAAAGCCGGGACAACTGACATGGTCCATGTTTACGAGTCACGACCTCAAGTTTTGGTTAGACTAGAAAATCCTGATTGGGCTTACTATAGATTTGAATAACTTTTATCCCAAAAGCCAGAAACATGAATGTTTGTATTATAGCTTCCACTTGATTTGCTAAATgcttaaatataaaaaaacatattttgaggcatactcaaattTTTTGAGGTATGCTCAAGGTTCGGTTGATAACCTATATTTttgcctaggttcggctgataacttttcagccgaacttaGACAgatgtatgcctcaaaacatttgAGTATGCTTCAAAACAGGTTTCAATATAAAACACGAATTGTGTATTACCAAGAGGTAGAAAAGTGCATCATCCAACACTTTGAACATGCCCAAAAGATTTATTCCCCTAAGTCCTTTGGTCTGTAATTATTAGAACTATGGATGAGACCTCTTAATCTGGCTTGTGCAAATCATTTGGTTGACGAGCATTATAAACTTGGGTATGGGAAACAGTTCCCAGAAGAAACCAAAACACCAATCGTAGCCCATCTGACTCTGGCAACGACAAACTCTCATCAACAGTGACCCGGTTAACGTTTTTGCACTCAACACTATATCAAGGGCAGTTCATATGGAACTCAACAAACAAAAATATTTGCAAAGCCGGAAAAGATGAATTTCCACTATGGAAAAACCAATGGGTGGGTGGCGCAAATCCGCGGCTTGCATAGAAGACCCGCTAGCGGCCGGAAAAAGAAAGGCAAAATTAGGCGCaggtccaaaaaaaaataatattctcattgtcaagcccacaattaattttaggtaccgtgacacccataattatttccgtgacacccataattatatgaaattattaaaaatgtttgcatgacggattatgcatccgcatgacgggttatgcatcaggggtataattggcaacgcaacttggatataacatatctaaaaatcggcgctttggaattttacaaattttatatcgttggaaatctatttaagagagctacacaacgagtataaacaacaatatcaagtttttgtttttcacgaaaaaatcggaagtgatcatcattttaggcaaaatttcgaaaactgaccaccaaaaaagatgcataacacattctgcagacgcataacgaattatgcaaccattttctcgactgcataacaaattatgcatctgcataacaaagttatgcatctattacaagttgatgcataatgcgtacataaaaaattgattttagtgcgtacataaaaaattgatgcataatgcattatgcaaacatattttcggatgcataacaggttatgcatctattttctcgatgcataaaagattgtgcaacaaatttctcgaCGCATAATGCATtacgcagccatattttcggatgcataacaggctatgcatcaattttcacgactgcataacatgttatgcagatattattgtaggtgcatgacaagttatgcagtctttgtttttgttggtttcaatagtgacgaaaaagttgatgcataacgtgctatgcaaccattttctggactgcataacaagttatgcaacaaattttgtagatgcataacaggttatgcatccattttcatagctgcataacagattattcaaCCATTCTGACCAATCACCAACACCAATATGACCAAATACATCTGCagagataaaaaaagaaagaatcggtgtgcttttcctttctttctttttgtgggaaTTTAGAGATAAAAGAGATGATTGTAAATGAAAAGGATAACTGCAAAATATATATATGGAGGGAAAAAAAAGTTAGATTTGAAATTGGGTTTGAAGTTGAACTACTTGAACTAACAGTTTAACTAATctcatttttttaattaaatgaTATTATTAGGTAAGGTTGGTAGTGGTACaaataagggtgcacaggaaccgagccggaccgacggaccgtcccggaaccggtggaaccgtacctgtttttgtcccgaaccgaggaagggggtacaggtaccggtccaaaaaataggaaccgaggctagggaggtacaggtactcggccctaCCCATATCCCGTGTCGAACTGTACCGATTGTACCGATCATTTGTGATCGTTAGATTTCTATCTAATCTAACGGTGGTAGATATCTATCTAATCTAACGGTGGTAGATATCTAGTATATATAGGAATGAAGTTAGGGTTAGAAACAGAAgtgattcattttctttttccttcttcttctttcacttCTCTCTCGGTTCTTTCACAACCTGTTTCTCTCTCAATTTTCTACCACAGCGTCACTCTCATAGATCGAACCTCACAGATCGAACCTCTCACTTACAAATCGAAGATTAATCATAACCCGTCTCAAAATCAAAGTTCATATATCAAcagaaatcaaaaggaaacccTTTTTGTAACCCTGTATCTAGTTTAATTAACGGGAAGAAGAAGATATCGAACTAGAGATTGAACTCATTTTTAACTTTAATTTAGTTTTTAGTTGAGAttattgttatttgattagattatATTTGCTTGGTATTGGTTAATTCGATCTGAATATGTCGATTCATCATCAGCGACATCAACTACCATATTGCTGCTATTTCTGGTGGTGGTGAAGACTCCAAGAAGAAAATTTCCTCAGGTATAAACCTTATTGTTATTACATGTTCTTTTCCATTTTTGCTTGATTTTCTCATTTTTGCTTGATTATGCAGTTTTTGTTTTCGATTATTGTATTTGAAGGAGTTTTAAAGCATGGGTTTTTTTTCGAAATTGAAACATCAGTTTTGGTGATTTCTACTCACAAACCCGAATCTGTTGATTCCTTGGTATGTCTCGAAATCAGAGAACATGCTTAGAATACATGTTTAATTTCGGATTCATGTAGTCATTTGAATCTTAGAATACACTTAAAGAGCACTATCTATTTACTTATGTTTGGCAGTATTAGACATAgactaatagttactaactgctattacttgtttttgtagcgttacttggtcctatcaacaacaATGCCATCACAAGTGATGCTGCCATGGAATGGAATAGAAGATCAAGACTCAAGACTTTGTATTTGTCATTGCCAGTTTGCCACCACTGTCCAATCATTCTGTCGTTGCTACTGCTATTTGATAATGCCACCACCAGTGCATTGTGGTTCAGAATTAAGACTATTGTGTGTGTTTGTGTGCTACTGCTACTTTTTCTTTTCtcagattttcaagactttgaTTGTTTGGAACTTTGGTTTGCTAGTATTATTGTTACGTGTTAGTTGTTAATTTATTCTTTGATTGAGATATtggttaatatattgaaaaacaggtactcaatttgtctggaaaaATGACAGGAAAATCTGTCTTTGAATTCTGATAGAAAGTACCGATTGGTACCGGAACCGTACT comes from Papaver somniferum cultivar HN1 chromosome 7, ASM357369v1, whole genome shotgun sequence and encodes:
- the LOC113296432 gene encoding uncharacterized protein LOC113296432; the protein is MEEEILESVASLNSGTSDTALIVVPSGGKDNEQQGHSPSTLEPAKILGYGTPANANDEYLRIGKTTSFTYLSLFCEVIINHFGPTYLRKPNDEDVRQILRENEERGFTGMLDSLDCSQNDINVLHKSPLFEDLKYGISPSVRFMINGHQYTHGYYLADGNYPKWSTLVQCYRQPPADAFGLSFRHFNDAQMALRKDVEQTRRDSDWTNYEDEDLRPEIRPHRGVPARDYGQMTNYIQNRNLYEQLRDDLRLNLWAEHGR